From Medicago truncatula cultivar Jemalong A17 chromosome 7, MtrunA17r5.0-ANR, whole genome shotgun sequence, a single genomic window includes:
- the LOC11422415 gene encoding pentatricopeptide repeat-containing protein At5g15300, protein MFRKRIGFKPTLPNLKTLKQIHALMIINGFNNNVNFLGDLVLTISTSLVGPTATPTVTNYAHQLFAQIPQPDTFMYNVMIRGSSQSPNPLRAISLYTEMHRHFVKGDSYTFPFVLKACTRLFWVNTGSAVHGMVLRLGFGSNAVVRNTLLVFHAKCGDLNVATSLFDDSCKGDVVAWSSLIAGYARRGDLKVARKLFNEMPERDLVSWNVMITGYVKQGEMESARMLFDEAPVKDVVSWNAMIAGYVVCGLSKQALELFNEMCRAGVFPDEVTLLSLLSACADLGDLENGKKVHAKVMEISMGKLSTLLGNALIDMYAKCGNIKESLDVFWSITDKDVISWNSVIVGMALHGHGKESLSLFKMMQRTKICPNEITFVGVLVACSHAGEIDEGYKYFDLMSSEYKIEPNIRHCGCMVDMLGRAGLLKEAAKFIDSMKIEPNAIIWRTLLAACKVHGDVELAKVANEKLFSMRKDHSGDYVLMSNLYASRGEWDGAEKVRKLMDDSGVTKIRGSSFVEACN, encoded by the coding sequence ATGTTCAGAAAAAGAATAGGCTTCAAACCCACACTTCCCAACCTTAAAACCCTCAAACAAATCCATGCTTTGATGATCATCAACGGTTTCAACAACAACGTTAACTTCCTCGGAGATCTCGTCTTAACAATCTCAACCTCACTTGTGGGTCCCACTGCAACTCCAACCGTCACAAACTATGCACACCAACTGTTTGCTCAAATTCCCCAACCAGACACATTTATGTATAATGTCATGATTCGAGGTTCATCTCAGAGCCCTAATCCTTTACGAGCTATTTCGTTGTATACGGAAATGCATCGACATTTTGTTAAGGGTGATAGCTACACTTTTCCGTTTGTTCTTAAGGCGTGTACTAGGCTTTTTTGGGTTAACACTGGTTCGGCGGTTCATGGAATGGTTTTGAGACTTGGGTTTGGTTCAAATGCGGTTGTGAGGAATACCCTTTTGGTTTTTCATGCTAAATGTGGTGACTTGAACGTTGCAACTTCACTTTTTGATGATTCCTGTAAGGGTGATGTGGTTGCTTGGTCTTCACTCATTGCTGGTTACGCGAGACGTGGGGATTTGAAAGTTGCGCGGAAACTGTTTAATGAAATGCCTGAGAGAGATTTGGTTTCGTGGAATGTGATGATTACTGGGTATGTTAAGCAAGGGGAAATGGAGAGTGCAAGGATGCTTTTTGACGAGGCCCCAGTTAAGGATGTTGTTAGTTGGAACGCGATGATTGCGGGTTATGTTGTTTGTGGATTGAGCAAACAGGCGTTGGAGTTGTTTAATGAGATGTGTAGAGCCGGGGTTTTCCCAGATGAGGTGACGCTGTTGAGTTTGTTGTCTGCTTGTGCTGATTTAGGGGATTTAGAAAATGGGAAAAAAGTACATGCTAAGGTCATGGAGATTAGTATGGGAAAGTTGAGTACATTGTTAGGGAATGCTCTTATTGATATGTATGCCAAATGTGGTAACATTAAAGAATCACTTGATGTGTTTTGGTCGATAACAGATAAAGATGTGATCTCGTGGAACTCGGTCATTGTTGGGATGGCATTACATGGACATGGTAAGGAATCGCTTAGTCTTTTTAAGATGATGCAGAGGACTAAGATTTGTCCAAATGAAATCAcatttgttggtgttttggtagCTTGTAGTCATGCGGGGGAAATTGACGAGggttataaatattttgatctTATGAGTAGTGAGTATAAGATTGAGCCAAACATTAGGCATTGTGGGTGTATGGTAGACATGCTAGGACGCGCCGGACTTTTAAAAGAAGCGGCTAAATTCATCGATTCTATGAAAATTGAACCTAATGCAATTATTTGGAGGACTCTGCTTGCAGCTTGTAAGGTTCATGGAGATGTGGAGTTGGCAAAAGTGGCTAATGAGAAGCTGTTTAGTATGAGAAAAGACCACAGTGGTGACTATGTTCTAATGTCAAACTTATATGCTTCGCGAGGTGAGTGGGATGGGGCTGAGAAGGTAAGGAAGTTAATGGATGATAGCGGTGTGACGAAAATTCGCGGCTCTAGCTTTGTTGAAGCGTGTAACTGA
- the LOC11410545 gene encoding NAC domain-containing protein 100: MGSNENVSNQKMENEKVKFDAGVRFFPTDEELINQYLVKKVDDNSFCAVAIAEVDMNKSEPWDLPEMAKMGETEWYFFCVRDKKYPTGQRTNRATNAGYWKATGKYKEIYKGNSLIGMKKTLVFYIGRAPRGEKSNWVMHEYRLEGISLSKHNLFPEHNLSTHGMSEWVVTRVFEKRNCGNKMNGSKLGRSNSSREGPSNTNATLLPPYNSENQSEKSKTQDDNIVHNNETCILNISSSSKQMDVYNPFAEGTVADSNQTSMVGNSSNFFSREFSFGREFDADADISSVVYGNDMFQRWSGYQDLSPASTGLAANDSFWNF, encoded by the exons ATGGGATCAAATGAGAATGTTTCCAAtcaaaaaatggaaaatgaaaaGGTCAAATTTGATGCTGGTGTTCGATTCTTTCCGACTGATGAAGAGCTTATAAATCAATACCTTGTCAAGAAGGTTGATGACAATAGCTTCTGTGCTGTAGCTATTGCAGAAGTTGATATGAATAAGTCTGAACCATGGGATTTACCAG AGATGGCTAAAATGGGAGAAACAGAATGGTATTTTTTCTGTGTGAGGGACAAAAAATACCcaactggtcaaaggacgaaTAGAGCTACTAATGCTGGCTATTGGAAAGCAACAGGCAAATACAAAGAGATTTACAAGGGAAATTCATTAATTGGGATGAAAAAAACACTAGTTTTCTACATAGGAAGAGCTCCGAGAGGTGAAAAATCCAACTGGGTCATGCATGAATACCGATTGGAGGGTATCTCACTCTCTAAGCACAACCTTTTTCCTGAGCACAACCTATCCACACATGGAATg AGTGAATGGGTTGTCACTAGAGTCTTTGAGAAGCGTAATTGTGGAAACAAAATGAATGGTTCAAAACTTGGAAGGTCTAACTCCTCTAGAGAAGGACCATCAAATACTAATGCAACTCTATTGCCTCCATACAATAGTGAAAATCAATCAGAGAAATCAAAAACACAAGATGACAACATTGTTCATAACAATGAAACTTGTATCTTGAACATTTCATCCTCTTCAAAACAAATGGATGTTTATAACCCTTTCGCTGAAGGAACAGTTGCTGATTCCAACCAAACCTCAATGGTCGGGAATTCATCAAACTTTTTCTCCCGAGAGTTTTCTTTTGGGAGAGAATTTGATGCGGATGCTGATATCTCATCTGTGGTATATGGAAATGACATGTTTCAAAGGTGGTCTGGGTATCAAGATTTGTCACCAGCTTCTACTGGACTTGCAGCCAATGATAGCTTCTGGAATTTCTGA
- the LOC11410546 gene encoding NAC domain-containing protein 92 — MGSNENVSNQKMENEKVKFDAGVRFFPTDEELINQYLVKKVDDNSFCAIAIAEVDMNKCEPWDLPEMAKMGETEWYFFCVRDKKYPTGQRTNRATNAGYWKATGKDKEIYKGNSLIGMKKTLVFYKGRAPRGEKSNWVMHEYRLEGNSLSKHNIFPEHNLFPEHNLSTHGMSEWVVTRVFEKRNCGKKMNGSKLGRSNSSREEPSNTNAASLWAPFLEFSPYNSENKITIPDFSNEFNSFTNPNQSEKPKTQYDNIVHNNETSILNISSSSKQMDVYPLAGATVADPNLTSMAGNSSNFFFSQEFSFGREFDADADISSVVYGNDMFQRWSGYQDLSPASTGLAANDSFWNF; from the exons ATGGGATCAAATGAGAATGTTTCCAAtcaaaaaatggaaaatgaaaaGGTCAAATTTGATGCTGGTGTACGATTCTTTCCGACCGATGAAGAGCTTATAAATCAATACCTTGTCAAGAAAGTTGATGACAATAGCTTCTGTGCTATAGCTATTGCGGAAGTTGATATGAATAAGTGTGAACCATGGGATTTACCAG AGATGGCTAAAATGGGAGAAACAGAATGGTATTTTTTCTGTGTGAGGGACAAAAAATACCCAACTGGTCAAAGGACCAATAGAGCTACTAATGCTGGCTATTGGAAAGCAACAGGCAAAGACAAAGAGATTTACAAGGGAAATTCATTAATTGGGATGAAAAAAACATTGGTTTTCTACAAAGGAAGAGCTCCGAGAGGTGAAAAATCCAACTGGGTCATGCATGAATACAGATTGGAGGGTAACTCACTCTCTAAGCACAACATTTTTCCTGAGCACAACCTTTTTCCTGAGCACAACCTATCCACACATGGAATG agTGAATGGGTTGTCACTAGAGTCTTTGAGAAGCGTAATTGTGGAAAGAAAATGAATGGTTCAAAACTTGGAAGGTCTAACTCCTCTAGAGAAGAACCATCAAATACTAATGCAGCATCTCTATGGGCTCCATTTTTGGAATTTTCTCCCTACAATAGTGAAAATAAAATCACTATTCCTGATTTCTCAAATGAGTTCAATTCATTCACCAATCCAAATCAATCAGAGAAACCAAAAACACAATATGACAACATTGTTCATAACAATGAAACAAGTATCTTGAACATTTCATCGTCTTCAAAACAAATGGATGTTTACCCTTTAGCTGGAGCAACAGTGGCTGATCCCAACCTAACCTCAATGGCCGGGAATTCTTCAAACTTTTTCTTCTCCCAAGAGTTTTCGTTTGGGAGAGAATTTGATGCGGATGCTGATATCTCATCTGTGGTATATGGAAATGACATGTTTCAAAGGTGGTCTGGGTATCAAGATTTGTCACCAGCTTCTACTGGACTTGCAGCCAATGATAGCTTCTGGAATTTCTGA